One Halobaculum sp. CBA1158 DNA segment encodes these proteins:
- a CDS encoding C-terminal binding protein, translating to MSAADRLVVVADDPKYDPDRYREALDCRVETADLSTPALVRRHAADADALVVNVDTAVPADLLDDLDLAVVARGAVGLDGVDVAAAAERGVRVVHVPDYCLDEVADHAVGLLTSLARGIPSYAARAEAGEWGWEPPYQIERLADCTVGVVSFGPIARRFADRIAPLVETVIAYDPYVDREAMRDRGVEPVDFDELCRRADHVSAHAPLTDETRGLLDADAFATLPTHAVVVNTGRGGVVDEEDLRSALAEGDVAAAGLDVLETEPPDSDHPLFDREDTLVTPHVGWYSTAAKRDLNEALARDIGRAFRGEEPAGLVDPDADWL from the coding sequence GTGAGCGCCGCCGACCGACTGGTCGTCGTCGCCGACGATCCGAAGTACGACCCCGACCGCTACCGCGAGGCGCTGGACTGCCGGGTGGAGACGGCCGACCTCTCGACGCCGGCGCTGGTGCGCCGGCACGCCGCCGACGCCGACGCGCTCGTCGTGAACGTCGACACCGCTGTGCCGGCGGACCTGCTCGACGACCTCGACCTCGCGGTCGTCGCCCGCGGCGCGGTGGGGCTCGACGGCGTCGACGTGGCCGCGGCCGCCGAGCGCGGCGTCCGGGTGGTGCACGTCCCCGACTACTGCCTCGACGAGGTCGCCGACCACGCCGTCGGCCTGCTCACGTCGCTGGCGCGGGGGATCCCGTCGTACGCCGCCCGCGCCGAGGCCGGAGAGTGGGGCTGGGAGCCGCCGTATCAGATCGAGCGGCTCGCCGACTGCACAGTCGGCGTCGTCTCGTTCGGGCCGATCGCCCGGCGGTTCGCGGACCGGATCGCGCCGCTGGTCGAGACGGTGATCGCGTACGACCCGTACGTCGACCGGGAGGCGATGCGCGACCGCGGCGTCGAGCCCGTCGACTTCGACGAACTGTGCCGGCGTGCGGACCACGTCTCCGCGCACGCACCGTTGACCGACGAGACCCGGGGGCTGCTCGACGCCGACGCGTTCGCGACGCTGCCGACGCACGCGGTCGTCGTCAACACCGGCCGCGGGGGGGTCGTCGACGAGGAGGACCTGCGGTCGGCGCTGGCCGAGGGCGACGTCGCCGCCGCGGGGCTGGACGTGCTGGAGACGGAGCCGCCCGACTCGGACCACCCGCTGTTCGATCGGGAAGACACGCTGGTGACGCCCCACGTCGGGTGGTACTCGACGGCGGCGAAGCGCGACCTGAACGAGGCCCTCGCGCGCGACATCGGTCGGGCGTTCCGCGGCGAGGAGCCCGCGGGACTGGTCGATCCCGACGCCGACTGGCTGTAG
- the cca gene encoding CCA tRNA nucleotidyltransferase — MTDPDDRSAGGDDGTDGDAGDLTDAADAPVDDLGAVLSTVRERVTPDADERERLSAAAADLAERARDAVADLPSPADEADVLTVGSTARGTWLAGDRDIDLFVRFPTALSRTELERFGLRVGHAVLPDGEEEYAEHPYVVGNVDGFDVDLVPCYGVQAATEIRSAVDRTPFHNEYLRERLTEDLAGDVRVLKAFLKGVGVYGSDLRTRGFSGYLTELLVVEHGGARETLEAVADWHPPVRFDPEDHGTAEFDDPLVVVDPTDPERNVAAVLSGDNLARLQHHARDLLTDPRTDPFFPDPTEPITAEECREHVRRRDTAPVAVAFDAPDIVDDQLYPQLRRSLSGIERELDGRGFDVIRSATFATDRDSATDPVPDPATGDAPDGDGTDRAAGRRAVLLVELASRELPAIERHEGPPVHVRDHAAGFHGKYAGDPDAYGPFVADGRYVVERERPPDERDAVAVLESDRIFEAALGARVESALETGYDVLARESLADLTDRFGADLREYFEPSV, encoded by the coding sequence ATGACCGATCCGGACGACCGCTCGGCCGGCGGCGACGACGGCACCGACGGCGACGCCGGCGACCTCACCGACGCCGCCGACGCCCCCGTGGACGACCTCGGCGCGGTGCTGTCGACGGTCCGCGAGCGCGTCACGCCCGACGCCGACGAGCGCGAGCGGCTGTCGGCCGCGGCCGCCGACCTGGCCGAGCGCGCCCGCGACGCCGTCGCCGACCTCCCCTCGCCCGCCGACGAGGCCGACGTGCTCACCGTCGGTTCGACCGCGCGCGGGACGTGGCTCGCGGGCGACCGCGACATCGACCTGTTCGTCCGGTTCCCGACCGCCCTCTCGCGGACGGAGCTCGAACGCTTCGGCCTCCGCGTCGGCCATGCTGTGCTGCCCGACGGGGAGGAGGAGTACGCCGAACACCCCTACGTCGTCGGCAACGTCGACGGCTTCGACGTGGACTTGGTACCCTGCTACGGCGTTCAGGCGGCCACCGAGATCCGGTCGGCCGTCGACCGCACCCCGTTCCACAACGAGTACCTTCGCGAGCGACTGACCGAGGACCTCGCTGGCGACGTGCGCGTTCTCAAAGCGTTTCTGAAGGGCGTCGGCGTATACGGGAGCGACCTCCGCACGCGCGGCTTCTCGGGGTATCTCACCGAACTGCTCGTCGTGGAACACGGCGGCGCGCGCGAGACGCTCGAGGCGGTCGCCGACTGGCATCCGCCGGTCAGGTTCGACCCCGAGGACCACGGAACCGCCGAGTTCGACGACCCGCTCGTCGTCGTCGACCCGACCGACCCCGAGCGCAACGTCGCGGCCGTGCTCTCGGGCGACAACCTCGCGCGACTCCAGCACCACGCGCGAGACCTGCTCACCGACCCGCGGACGGACCCGTTCTTCCCGGATCCGACCGAGCCGATCACCGCCGAGGAGTGCCGCGAGCACGTCCGCCGCCGCGACACCGCCCCCGTCGCGGTCGCCTTCGACGCGCCGGACATCGTCGACGACCAACTGTACCCCCAGCTTCGCCGGTCGCTCTCGGGGATCGAACGCGAACTCGACGGACGCGGTTTCGACGTGATCCGGTCGGCGACGTTCGCGACCGACCGCGACTCGGCCACCGACCCCGTCCCCGACCCTGCCACCGGCGACGCGCCCGACGGCGACGGAACCGACCGCGCCGCCGGCCGTCGAGCGGTGCTGCTCGTCGAACTCGCCTCGCGGGAACTCCCGGCGATCGAGCGTCACGAGGGGCCGCCGGTCCACGTCCGCGATCACGCGGCCGGATTCCACGGGAAGTACGCCGGCGATCCCGACGCGTACGGGCCGTTCGTCGCCGACGGCCGCTACGTCGTCGAACGCGAGCGTCCTCCCGACGAGCGCGACGCGGTCGCGGTCCTCGAGTCCGACCGGATTTTCGAGGCCGCCCTCGGCGCTCGCGTCGAGTCCGCGCTCGAAACCGGATACGACGTGCTCGCGCGGGAGTCGCTCGCCGACCTGACCGACCGGTTCGGCGCGGACCTCCGCGAGTACTTCGAGCCGTCCGTCTGA
- a CDS encoding histone deacetylase: MRFGYSEACLDHDTGDRHPENPDRLRAIREGLKRKHGVEYVEADPASRAAIDAVHDPGYVDEVVDFCDSGGGSWDPDTVASGGTWNAARAAAGQALWAAEEALADAGDPGRRTPFALGRPPGHHAVSDDAMGFCFVNNVAVAAQAAIDDPDLDAERVAIFDWDVHHGNGTQDIFYDRGNVLYASVHEEGLYPGTGAADEIGEGDGERGTLNVPLPAGAGDADFLLAIDDLVAPVIDRFDADLVLVSAGFDAHRHDPISRMRVSTEGYALMTDRMRTLAGEIGAGLGFVLEGGYGLDTLAEGVSMVHETFDGRPPIDPDKEPESDSVPVVEDLRERFDLG; encoded by the coding sequence ATGCGGTTCGGCTACAGCGAGGCGTGTCTGGACCACGACACCGGCGACCGACACCCCGAGAACCCGGACCGCCTCCGCGCGATCAGGGAGGGGCTCAAGCGGAAACACGGCGTCGAGTACGTCGAGGCCGACCCCGCCTCCCGCGCCGCCATCGACGCGGTCCACGACCCCGGATACGTCGACGAGGTGGTCGACTTCTGCGACTCCGGCGGCGGCAGTTGGGACCCCGACACCGTCGCTTCCGGCGGCACCTGGAACGCCGCTCGCGCGGCCGCCGGGCAGGCACTATGGGCCGCCGAGGAAGCGCTCGCGGACGCGGGCGACCCCGGCAGGCGGACCCCGTTCGCGCTCGGCCGCCCGCCGGGTCACCACGCCGTGTCCGACGACGCCATGGGATTTTGCTTCGTCAACAACGTCGCCGTCGCCGCACAGGCGGCCATCGACGACCCCGACCTCGACGCCGAGCGCGTCGCGATCTTCGACTGGGACGTCCACCACGGTAACGGGACACAGGACATCTTCTACGACCGCGGCAACGTGCTGTACGCGTCGGTCCACGAAGAGGGGCTCTACCCCGGCACCGGCGCGGCCGACGAAATCGGCGAGGGCGACGGCGAGAGGGGGACACTGAACGTGCCGCTTCCGGCGGGGGCAGGCGACGCCGACTTTCTGCTCGCGATCGACGACCTTGTCGCGCCCGTCATCGACCGATTCGACGCCGACCTGGTGCTCGTGTCGGCGGGCTTCGACGCCCACCGTCACGACCCGATCTCCCGGATGCGCGTCTCGACGGAGGGGTACGCGCTGATGACCGACCGGATGCGGACGCTCGCGGGAGAGATCGGAGCAGGCCTGGGGTTCGTCCTGGAGGGCGGCTACGGGCTCGACACGCTCGCGGAGGGGGTCAGCATGGTCCACGAGACGTTCGACGGTCGCCCGCCGATCGACCCGGACAAGGAGCCCGAATCCGACAGCGTCCCCGTGGTCGAGGACCTGCGCGAGCGGTTCGATCTGGGGTAA
- a CDS encoding histone: MTVELPFAPVDDVIRRNAGDLRVSAGAAEELAARVQRHGASLAVDAAERAAVDGRKTLMPADFGVEQVVDRSELTLPIAPVDRIARLDIDDSYRVSMDARVALADVLEDYADNVARAAALLARHADRRTVQADDIETYFALFEG; encoded by the coding sequence ATGACTGTCGAGTTGCCGTTCGCCCCCGTCGACGACGTCATCCGACGGAACGCGGGTGACCTCCGGGTGAGCGCCGGCGCGGCCGAGGAACTGGCCGCCCGCGTGCAACGGCACGGGGCGTCGCTGGCGGTCGATGCGGCCGAGCGGGCGGCCGTCGACGGCCGCAAGACCCTGATGCCCGCGGACTTCGGGGTCGAGCAGGTGGTCGACCGGTCGGAGCTGACGCTGCCCATCGCGCCGGTGGACCGGATCGCCCGACTCGACATCGACGACTCCTATCGCGTCTCGATGGACGCCCGGGTCGCGCTCGCGGACGTCCTCGAGGACTACGCCGACAACGTCGCCCGCGCGGCCGCCCTGCTGGCGCGCCACGCCGACCGCCGAACCGTCCAGGCCGACGACATCGAGACGTACTTCGCGCTCTTCGAGGGGTAG
- a CDS encoding single-stranded DNA binding protein, with product MGAIEDVYDDLDADVPFEEFEAAVEQKVEDMGGLADEETAAMLIAHELRDEEVNSVADIEPGMDEVKFLAKVMSVGEVRSFERDGEDEDGRVLNVEVADESGRVTVSLWDKVAVDAAERLQVGDVLRIMGRPKEGYSGLEVSVDKVEPDDDAEVDVEAVEQYRVEDLSMGATDVDLLGVILDTDTVRTFDRDDGSEGKVSNMTVGDETGRVRVTMWDDMADRVEEVEAGETVEIVDGYVREREGDLELHVGSRGAIDEVDEDVEYVPETTDIADLELDEVADIAGGVIETSEKRTFDRDDGSQGQVRNVRIKDDTGEIRVALWGDKADRDIDLADRVAFTDVEIQDGWQDDLEASAGWRSSVSVLEDADGDAGGTGGASGGTTGGSTGRDAGQGGLDSFESTDSGGSGGTASATATAESADGDAGADGDPGDAGAVVEFTGTVVQAGDPVVLDDGTQTRSVETSATLRLGEEVTVRGVEEDGTIDAEDVF from the coding sequence ATGGGCGCTATCGAGGACGTCTACGACGACCTGGACGCCGACGTCCCCTTCGAGGAGTTCGAGGCCGCCGTCGAGCAGAAGGTCGAGGATATGGGCGGACTGGCCGACGAGGAGACCGCGGCGATGCTGATCGCCCACGAACTGCGCGACGAGGAGGTCAACAGCGTCGCCGACATCGAGCCCGGGATGGACGAGGTGAAGTTCCTCGCGAAGGTGATGAGCGTCGGCGAGGTGCGAAGCTTCGAGCGCGACGGCGAGGACGAGGACGGCCGCGTGCTCAACGTCGAGGTGGCCGACGAGTCCGGCCGCGTCACCGTCTCGCTGTGGGACAAAGTCGCCGTCGACGCCGCGGAGCGTCTCCAGGTGGGCGACGTACTCCGGATCATGGGTCGTCCCAAGGAGGGGTACAGCGGGCTCGAGGTGTCCGTCGACAAGGTCGAGCCCGACGACGACGCCGAGGTCGACGTGGAGGCCGTCGAGCAGTACCGCGTCGAGGACCTCTCGATGGGTGCGACGGACGTGGACCTGCTCGGGGTCATTCTCGACACGGACACAGTCCGAACGTTCGACCGCGACGACGGCTCCGAGGGGAAGGTGTCGAACATGACCGTCGGCGACGAGACCGGCCGCGTCCGCGTCACCATGTGGGACGACATGGCCGACCGCGTCGAGGAGGTGGAGGCGGGCGAGACCGTCGAGATCGTCGACGGGTACGTCCGGGAGCGCGAGGGCGACCTCGAGCTACACGTGGGCTCCCGGGGTGCGATCGACGAGGTCGACGAGGACGTGGAGTACGTCCCCGAGACGACCGACATCGCCGACCTCGAACTCGACGAGGTCGCCGACATCGCCGGCGGCGTCATCGAGACCAGCGAGAAGCGCACCTTCGACCGCGACGACGGCTCGCAGGGGCAGGTGCGAAACGTCCGGATCAAAGACGACACCGGCGAGATCCGGGTGGCGCTGTGGGGCGACAAGGCCGACCGCGACATCGACCTCGCCGACCGGGTCGCCTTCACCGACGTCGAGATCCAGGACGGCTGGCAGGACGACCTGGAGGCGTCGGCCGGCTGGCGCTCCTCGGTCTCCGTGCTCGAGGACGCCGACGGCGACGCCGGGGGCACGGGCGGCGCGAGCGGGGGAACGACGGGCGGATCGACCGGACGCGACGCCGGTCAGGGCGGACTCGACTCGTTCGAGTCGACCGACTCGGGTGGCTCCGGCGGCACAGCGTCGGCGACGGCGACCGCGGAGTCGGCCGACGGCGACGCGGGTGCGGACGGTGACCCCGGCGACGCCGGTGCCGTCGTGGAGTTCACGGGGACGGTCGTGCAGGCGGGCGATCCGGTCGTACTCGACGACGGGACCCAGACGCGGTCGGTGGAGACCTCGGCGACCCTTCGGCTCGGCGAGGAGGTCACCGTCCGGGGCGTCGAGGAGGACGGTACCATCGACGCCGAGGACGTGTTCTGA
- a CDS encoding DUF309 domain-containing protein produces the protein MSTSDAPDESARVAALRAGIALYAAEEYHAAHDPWEDVWLDLKDAVARGDAGGADANGAVAGDTDDTVETDGVAGDAPTSVVRDEALFHGLIQLTAAQHHARDRNWSGAVGLADGARGYLADLPDRYRGVDAAALRDALAGLAADPERVERGPAPPLTHGGERVAPTSLSLSAATLAAEALAEEHGLDAGVVADAGRFAREEEAMGRSRFAALLFDLLRADDPQTRGLVYDRLSGLVERERRKETDVEGLF, from the coding sequence GTGTCTACCAGCGACGCCCCCGACGAGTCCGCCCGCGTCGCGGCGCTCCGGGCCGGCATCGCCCTGTACGCCGCCGAGGAGTACCACGCCGCACACGATCCCTGGGAGGACGTCTGGCTCGACCTGAAAGACGCCGTCGCTCGCGGGGACGCCGGTGGCGCGGACGCTAATGGTGCGGTCGCGGGCGACACGGACGACACGGTCGAGACGGACGGCGTCGCCGGCGACGCTCCCACCTCCGTCGTCCGCGACGAGGCGCTGTTCCACGGGCTCATTCAGCTCACCGCCGCACAGCACCACGCCCGCGACCGCAACTGGTCGGGCGCGGTCGGACTCGCCGACGGCGCTCGCGGGTACCTCGCGGACCTCCCGGACCGCTACCGCGGCGTCGACGCGGCGGCGCTGCGGGACGCGCTCGCCGGACTGGCCGCCGATCCCGAGCGCGTCGAGCGCGGGCCCGCGCCGCCGCTGACGCACGGGGGCGAGCGTGTCGCGCCCACGTCGCTGTCGCTTTCGGCGGCGACGCTGGCGGCGGAGGCACTGGCGGAGGAACACGGCCTCGACGCCGGCGTCGTCGCCGACGCGGGCCGGTTCGCGCGCGAGGAGGAGGCGATGGGCCGCTCGCGCTTCGCGGCCCTCCTGTTCGATCTCCTCCGCGCGGACGACCCGCAGACGCGGGGGCTGGTGTACGACCGGCTCTCGGGACTGGTCGAGCGCGAGCGCCGCAAGGAGACCGACGTGGAGGGGCTGTTCTGA
- a CDS encoding HPP family protein, whose amino-acid sequence MQRRRVGTSLYAGVLFAVLGSIAWVSGQPFIFPSLGPSAFILAFERRGERTRVYRIVGSHAIGGIAGLLAYWLVAGGVTLMATPAGLSPEGLRLAASGLLSIVATSWGMIATDTNHPPACATTLIVSLGLLSTPLQVLIIVASVVVLVEVHRAAIGAFARVVGEP is encoded by the coding sequence GTGCAGCGCCGACGCGTCGGGACTAGCCTGTACGCCGGTGTCCTGTTCGCTGTGCTGGGGTCCATCGCGTGGGTCAGCGGCCAGCCGTTCATCTTTCCGAGCCTCGGCCCGTCGGCGTTCATCCTGGCGTTCGAGCGTCGGGGAGAACGGACGCGCGTCTATCGGATCGTCGGCAGTCACGCCATCGGCGGGATCGCCGGACTACTCGCGTACTGGCTGGTCGCCGGCGGCGTGACGCTGATGGCGACACCCGCCGGACTGTCGCCCGAGGGACTCCGACTCGCCGCGAGCGGCCTCCTCTCGATCGTGGCGACCAGTTGGGGAATGATCGCCACCGACACGAACCATCCGCCGGCGTGTGCCACGACGCTCATCGTCTCGCTGGGGCTGTTGTCGACGCCGCTTCAGGTGCTGATTATCGTCGCGAGCGTCGTGGTCCTGGTCGAAGTCCACCGGGCGGCGATCGGCGCGTTCGCGCGGGTGGTCGGCGAGCCGTAG
- the azf gene encoding NAD-dependent glucose-6-phosphate dehydrogenase Azf, whose product MDEPVLLTGAGGRVGRAILAGIGEAYDWRLLDREPLSADALPAGVTDEDVVVADVTDDEAVREAVEGVGAVIHLAGDPRPNAPWDSVLSNNIDGTQRVFAAAVDAGVDRVVFASSNHAVGAYETDERTPDMYRTSDEYRLDGTELPRPSNLYGVSKVAGETLGRYYHDHHGLSVACVRIGNLTEGHPPREYERGQAMWLSHGDCAHLFDRCLLAEYGYEIVYGISDNDRKYYSIERAREVLGYDPQDNSAEYTFDGKPRDDSAVDGHPSQ is encoded by the coding sequence ATGGACGAACCGGTGTTGCTCACGGGCGCTGGCGGCCGCGTCGGGCGCGCGATCCTCGCCGGGATCGGCGAGGCGTACGACTGGCGGCTGCTCGACCGCGAGCCGCTCTCGGCCGACGCGCTCCCCGCGGGCGTCACCGACGAGGACGTCGTCGTCGCGGACGTGACCGACGACGAGGCGGTCCGCGAGGCCGTCGAGGGGGTCGGGGCGGTGATCCACCTCGCCGGCGACCCGCGTCCGAACGCGCCGTGGGACTCCGTGCTCTCGAACAACATCGACGGCACCCAGCGGGTGTTCGCGGCCGCGGTCGACGCGGGCGTCGACCGGGTCGTGTTCGCCTCCTCCAACCACGCGGTCGGCGCGTACGAGACCGACGAGCGCACGCCCGACATGTACCGCACGAGCGACGAGTACCGACTCGACGGGACCGAACTCCCCCGACCGTCGAACCTCTACGGCGTCTCGAAGGTGGCCGGCGAGACGCTGGGGCGCTACTACCACGACCACCACGGTCTGTCGGTCGCGTGCGTCCGCATCGGCAACCTCACGGAGGGACATCCGCCCCGCGAGTACGAGCGCGGCCAGGCGATGTGGCTCTCGCACGGCGACTGCGCGCACCTGTTCGACCGCTGCCTGCTGGCGGAGTACGGCTACGAGATCGTGTACGGTATCTCCGACAACGACCGCAAGTACTACTCCATCGAGCGCGCCCGGGAGGTGCTCGGCTACGATCCGCAGGACAACTCCGCCGAGTACACCTTCGACGGGAAACCGCGGGACGACTCGGCCGTGGACGGCCACCCGTCGCAGTAG
- a CDS encoding dihydroneopterin aldolase family protein, translated as MATDAQQACFEAGIKFGSLYHQFAGTPVSPASTRSLETAIAESIENQPYCESVAVDIDDDAVAADIDHENGYTELSGHLMEVEMRIEYEGVTARTRMEMEDGYPLMSLVSVESE; from the coding sequence ATGGCAACCGACGCCCAGCAGGCGTGCTTCGAGGCCGGCATCAAGTTCGGCTCGCTGTACCACCAGTTCGCGGGGACGCCGGTGTCGCCCGCCAGCACGCGCTCGCTGGAGACGGCGATCGCCGAGTCGATCGAGAACCAGCCGTACTGCGAGTCCGTCGCCGTCGACATCGACGACGACGCCGTCGCCGCCGATATCGACCACGAGAACGGCTACACGGAGCTGTCCGGCCACCTCATGGAGGTGGAAATGCGCATCGAGTACGAGGGCGTCACCGCCCGCACGCGCATGGAGATGGAGGACGGCTACCCCCTGATGTCGCTCGTGTCTGTCGAGTCGGAGTGA
- a CDS encoding DUF5790 family protein gives MSQSTFDDDDLFGEAADETRAAVEEHLRAAKATLPTADAVWDTDADNVLGALNGLRSALDTGDAVEELRQAKKQYVLGERAGAFDDDDDLADEIEDLQALVETLEETHERVGELTSTVPQLRGDLEDAHEEGVDAEADADDGEEAEA, from the coding sequence ATGAGTCAGTCGACGTTCGACGACGACGACCTGTTCGGGGAGGCGGCCGACGAGACGCGCGCGGCCGTCGAAGAGCACCTCCGCGCGGCGAAGGCGACGCTCCCGACGGCCGACGCCGTCTGGGACACCGACGCCGACAACGTGCTCGGCGCGCTCAACGGCCTTCGCTCGGCGCTCGACACCGGCGACGCCGTCGAGGAACTCCGACAGGCGAAAAAGCAGTACGTGCTCGGCGAGCGCGCCGGCGCGTTCGATGACGACGACGACCTCGCCGACGAGATCGAGGACCTGCAAGCGCTCGTCGAGACGCTGGAGGAGACCCACGAGCGGGTTGGCGAACTCACGAGCACAGTCCCGCAGCTCCGCGGCGACCTGGAGGACGCACACGAGGAGGGCGTCGACGCCGAGGCGGACGCCGACGACGGGGAAGAGGCCGAGGCGTAA
- a CDS encoding creatininase family protein — protein MKLSDATWTEVRDAAVDAALLPVGSTEQHGSHAPLGTDALAAEAVADAAAERWTEAAGTGGGARERAGDLLVAPPVHVGVAEEHRAFDGTLWVSPDTFRAYVRETVESLAHHGIDRVVVVNGHGGNVEAVAELSRRVSRDGDTDAYAVSFTWFEAVGEHASRMGHAGPLETAMVRHLAPELVREDRVEAAREGASERWGEWVRGVNLAHDSDEFSPNGVVGDPTAGDADLGAELLAVASEALVEVTDAVVTRDR, from the coding sequence ATGAAGCTCTCGGACGCGACGTGGACGGAGGTACGCGACGCCGCCGTCGACGCCGCGCTGCTCCCGGTCGGGAGCACCGAACAACACGGATCGCACGCCCCGCTCGGCACGGACGCGCTCGCGGCGGAGGCGGTCGCCGACGCGGCCGCCGAGCGATGGACCGAGGCGGCGGGGACGGGCGGCGGCGCTCGCGAGCGCGCGGGCGACCTCCTCGTCGCGCCGCCGGTCCACGTCGGCGTCGCCGAGGAGCACCGCGCGTTCGACGGGACGCTATGGGTGTCGCCGGACACCTTCCGCGCGTACGTCCGCGAGACCGTCGAGAGCCTCGCGCACCACGGGATCGACCGGGTCGTCGTCGTCAACGGCCACGGGGGCAACGTCGAGGCGGTGGCCGAGCTGTCGCGGCGCGTCTCTCGCGACGGCGACACCGACGCCTACGCGGTGTCGTTCACCTGGTTCGAGGCGGTCGGCGAACACGCGAGTCGAATGGGCCACGCCGGTCCGCTGGAGACGGCGATGGTGCGACACCTCGCGCCCGAACTCGTCCGCGAGGACCGGGTCGAGGCCGCACGCGAGGGCGCGAGCGAGCGCTGGGGCGAGTGGGTCCGAGGAGTCAACCTCGCACACGACAGCGACGAGTTCAGCCCCAACGGGGTCGTCGGCGACCCAACCGCCGGCGACGCCGACCTCGGAGCGGAGCTGCTGGCGGTCGCGAGCGAGGCGCTCGTCGAAGTGACTGACGCGGTCGTCACTCGGGATCGATAA
- a CDS encoding methyltransferase domain-containing protein yields MGLLEDKSNARLFYRYFSRVYDTINPYIWDDRMRNQALEWFDADRDDRVLDVGAGTGFATEGLLNHVDEVYALDQSRGQFEQAFAKFGKRGKVRFHMGDAERLPFNDDAFDKLWSSGSIEYWPNPVAALREFRRVTKPGGTVLVVGPDYPKTRVFQRLADAIMLFYDAEEAEEMFREAGFEDTRHFIQQRHRGAPRAITSVATVPADGDEEASQNETTTDEAAVTDTDAAEA; encoded by the coding sequence ATGGGACTCCTCGAGGACAAGTCGAACGCGCGGCTGTTCTATCGCTACTTCTCGCGCGTGTACGACACGATCAACCCCTACATCTGGGACGATCGAATGCGCAACCAGGCGCTGGAGTGGTTCGACGCCGACCGCGACGATCGCGTGCTCGACGTGGGTGCGGGCACCGGGTTCGCGACCGAGGGACTGCTCAACCACGTCGACGAGGTGTACGCGCTCGACCAGTCGCGGGGGCAGTTCGAGCAGGCGTTCGCGAAGTTCGGCAAACGCGGAAAGGTCCGCTTCCACATGGGCGACGCCGAACGGCTGCCGTTCAACGACGACGCCTTCGACAAGCTGTGGTCGTCGGGCTCCATCGAGTACTGGCCGAACCCGGTCGCGGCCCTCCGGGAGTTCCGTCGCGTCACGAAGCCCGGCGGCACCGTCCTCGTCGTCGGACCCGACTACCCGAAGACCCGAGTCTTCCAGCGGCTCGCGGACGCGATCATGTTGTTCTACGACGCGGAGGAGGCCGAGGAGATGTTCCGCGAGGCGGGCTTCGAGGACACCCGGCACTTCATCCAACAGCGCCACCGCGGGGCTCCGCGGGCGATCACCTCCGTCGCGACCGTCCCCGCCGACGGCGACGAGGAGGCGAGTCAGAACGAGACGACGACCGACGAGGCGGCCGTGACGGATACCGACGCCGCCGAGGCGTAG
- a CDS encoding type IV pilin N-terminal domain-containing protein: MAGLLRPADPRNDSTVASAAPVDSASPVDDASSANDDATDRGAAPVVAVALLVACTVALSAVVGATALSAEPTDPPPVASIDLAVDGDTLTFTHRGGDALDAREIRIVVAVDGRPLDRQPSVPFFSRRGFRSAPTGPFNPAADPRWTAGETAAFAVAGTNRPRVRAGAVVEASLFVGDHRMAVLRTSAA, encoded by the coding sequence GTGGCTGGACTCCTCCGACCCGCCGACCCCCGGAACGACTCGACGGTCGCCAGCGCCGCGCCCGTCGACAGCGCCTCGCCCGTCGACGATGCCTCGTCCGCCAACGATGATGCGACCGACCGCGGGGCCGCGCCGGTCGTCGCGGTCGCCCTGCTGGTCGCCTGCACGGTGGCGCTCTCGGCGGTCGTTGGAGCGACGGCGTTGAGCGCTGAACCGACTGATCCGCCCCCAGTCGCGTCGATCGACCTCGCGGTCGACGGCGACACGCTGACGTTCACACACCGCGGCGGCGACGCCCTCGACGCCCGAGAGATCCGGATCGTCGTCGCGGTCGACGGCCGACCGCTCGATCGGCAGCCGTCGGTACCGTTCTTCTCGCGGCGGGGCTTCCGGAGCGCCCCGACCGGCCCGTTCAATCCCGCCGCCGATCCGAGGTGGACCGCCGGGGAGACGGCGGCGTTCGCGGTCGCCGGCACGAACCGGCCCCGGGTCCGAGCGGGCGCGGTCGTCGAGGCGAGCCTGTTCGTCGGCGACCACCGAATGGCTGTGCTACGGACGAGCGCCGCATGA